The Tindallia californiensis genome segment ATTGTTAGCTTCAACAATAATGCGAACAGATTGATTTTTTAGGATTGTTGTTACCAATTCCTCGTCATACTCTAACGGAAGCCCATTTTCCAACACTTTCACATTTTTCTCCTGTCCATCACTCAGATTAAGCTTGACTCCTTCCATATCAAAGGGTACTCCCGAGTACCCAAGACTACAAATCATTCTTCCCCAGTTTCCATCTTCTCCAAAAATAGCCGTTTTTACAAGATTTGAACCCGCTATGGTTTTCGCTGCTTTTCTAGCATCACTAACGGTTATAAAACCATGTGCTTCTACCTCTATAAATTTTGATGCTCCTTCGCCATCCTTAGCAATAGATTTCGCAAGATATTCACATACATATTGGAGCGCTTGAACAAACATATCTTTTTGGGGATGATTCTCATTCATTTCCCGATTGCCACTTTCACCGTTAGCCATTGCAATAACCGAATCATTAGTGCTCGTATCTCCATCTACTGTAACCATATTGAAAGTACCCTCAGTTATTTCCCTTAAAATTGCTTGAAAGTAACTTGGACTAATCACAATATCCGTCGTGATGAAACCAAGCATCGTTGCCATATTAGGATGAATCATCCCTGATCCCTTCGCTATTCCCGCGATAGTCGCTATCTTCCCATCCAATTCTATTTCAACAGCAATTTCCTTATTGATCGTATCCGTTGTCATAATTCCTTGAGCTGCCGCTTTCCCGCCTTTTTTACTTAGCTGTTTTGCCGCTTCCGGAATACCTTCTATAATATTATCCATCGGCAATGGTACTCCAATGACAC includes the following:
- the argJ gene encoding bifunctional glutamate N-acetyltransferase/amino-acid acetyltransferase ArgJ, with translation MKNSNTSFKIVDNGSITSPKGFLASGICTGVKENEQLDLALIYCKKKAVAAGVFTQNNAMAAPVIISKEILKRQSLKAIIINSGNANACTGKRGMEDAETIQKTTAAFLDIDSTEVAIASTGVIGVPLPMDNIIEGIPEAAKQLSKKGGKAAAQGIMTTDTINKEIAVEIELDGKIATIAGIAKGSGMIHPNMATMLGFITTDIVISPSYFQAILREITEGTFNMVTVDGDTSTNDSVIAMANGESGNREMNENHPQKDMFVQALQYVCEYLAKSIAKDGEGASKFIEVEAHGFITVSDARKAAKTIAGSNLVKTAIFGEDGNWGRMICSLGYSGVPFDMEGVKLNLSDGQEKNVKVLENGLPLEYDEELVTTILKNQSVRIIVEANNGSSSATAWGCDLTYDYIKINGSYRS